In one window of Frigoriglobus tundricola DNA:
- a CDS encoding VWA domain-containing protein, which yields MAKSTTAKSAPAKKPAAKSKTAKARATPGVPALAPAAPLSRLNARSKFTLFNLLGQPRAHYLVEPIELPRDPAKSNAKAVAHSVIVVDRSGSMYSDLPATKETLLKILTLDEYAQYNLLVTLISYSSSGDVICHFERVPIREIMKKDSKYQKDIKSIQTSALTCISQGLRMASEKVKDGELTAITLHTDGYANDPSPNSEATQLIKLCDDMKHKDVFVNTLAYGDYSDFRLLSRVANAGSGACMKAGKISDVYSSLYSSTKTLGSSVTPPVEVPLASGFEYQVFVSRSAGRVNGAAETLSIRGLKAEDDSVVYRYRKLTKAEYDKLTDVPTEQTSEAVFVFAKGHLSEGNLNTAKYALASTFDATLVGAHARALTNNQVAAMAQDIDALVLFHPEQLAQHTVLDQVPVNKKIPFLTLINLLDANRGHFVINRKALQDVYVRRGLKRISGERDKETGKVTEPWLKTEFVNDDAYLPISSFDVNRNTATMNMMLTRKVKLVPAAGGAAIAEVAGIKLDGLSTFNNYTLVGDGELTVPYLKVKISDKSLFEKLMHEGVLEVDGQAVTKFDKDQEYTLRLDQLPIVPPFEGTVNLDGVFDELARLKVLSGLCGAHLKEESAELTPEQVEELKKHYLSKSLFLNFPTTTPYAKLEDALADGSVDTRTSYKIDIGTKSILNLSKLHSANKFLDRMYEVLGADGKPLDKPAFEDVLDGNVTYKHKALSARTKVTKVDDFMKGLFDDFLGLRPSGSVVKILEGVGADKLAAIVKDRAKGKQPARKAFVEALADARKKLDDRSDALFAEKLSALVFYVGATGLLPDEVEAKAQSADALAGKYPELAFSKDEKEGTFFEVGDTILSVYAKTEYFSRDKQG from the coding sequence ATGGCAAAATCGACCACCGCAAAGAGCGCACCGGCGAAGAAGCCGGCCGCCAAGTCCAAAACCGCGAAGGCGAGGGCCACGCCCGGCGTGCCCGCCCTCGCCCCGGCCGCGCCGCTCAGCCGGCTCAACGCGCGGAGCAAGTTCACCCTGTTCAACTTGCTCGGGCAGCCGCGGGCGCACTACCTCGTGGAACCGATCGAACTGCCGCGTGACCCCGCGAAGAGCAACGCGAAGGCGGTCGCGCACAGCGTGATCGTCGTGGACCGGTCGGGCTCCATGTACTCCGACCTCCCCGCGACCAAGGAGACGCTACTCAAGATCCTCACGCTCGACGAGTACGCGCAGTACAACCTGCTGGTCACGCTCATCTCGTACTCCAGTTCCGGCGACGTGATCTGCCACTTCGAGCGGGTGCCGATCCGCGAGATCATGAAGAAGGACTCGAAGTACCAGAAGGACATCAAGTCCATTCAGACGTCGGCCCTGACGTGCATTTCGCAGGGGCTGCGGATGGCGTCCGAGAAGGTGAAGGACGGCGAGCTGACGGCGATCACCCTCCACACCGACGGCTACGCCAACGACCCGTCGCCGAACTCCGAGGCCACGCAGCTCATCAAATTGTGCGACGACATGAAGCACAAGGACGTGTTCGTGAACACGCTGGCCTACGGCGACTACAGCGACTTCCGGCTCCTGTCGCGGGTGGCGAACGCCGGCAGCGGTGCGTGCATGAAGGCGGGCAAGATCAGCGACGTGTACTCGTCGCTTTACAGCTCGACCAAGACACTCGGTTCATCGGTCACGCCGCCCGTCGAGGTGCCGCTGGCGTCCGGGTTCGAGTACCAGGTGTTCGTGTCGCGCTCGGCCGGGCGCGTGAACGGCGCGGCGGAGACGCTCTCGATCCGCGGGCTGAAGGCCGAGGACGACTCGGTGGTGTACCGCTACCGGAAGCTCACGAAAGCGGAGTACGACAAGCTCACGGACGTGCCCACGGAGCAGACGAGCGAAGCGGTGTTCGTGTTCGCGAAGGGGCACCTCTCGGAAGGCAACCTCAACACCGCCAAGTACGCGCTGGCGAGCACGTTCGACGCCACGCTCGTCGGCGCGCACGCGCGGGCGCTGACGAACAATCAAGTTGCCGCGATGGCGCAGGACATTGACGCGCTCGTCCTGTTCCACCCGGAGCAGTTGGCCCAGCACACCGTTCTCGATCAGGTGCCGGTGAACAAGAAGATCCCGTTCCTCACGCTCATCAACCTGCTCGACGCGAACCGCGGCCACTTCGTCATCAACCGCAAGGCGCTGCAAGACGTGTACGTCCGCCGCGGGCTGAAGCGGATCTCCGGCGAGCGCGACAAGGAGACCGGCAAGGTGACCGAACCGTGGCTGAAGACCGAGTTCGTCAACGACGACGCGTACCTGCCGATCTCGTCGTTCGACGTGAACCGGAACACGGCCACCATGAACATGATGCTCACCCGCAAGGTAAAACTCGTCCCGGCGGCGGGCGGCGCGGCGATCGCCGAGGTCGCGGGGATCAAGCTCGACGGCCTCAGCACGTTCAACAACTACACGCTGGTCGGTGACGGCGAACTGACCGTGCCGTACCTCAAGGTGAAGATCTCGGACAAGTCGCTCTTCGAGAAGCTGATGCACGAGGGCGTTCTCGAAGTCGACGGGCAAGCGGTAACAAAGTTCGACAAGGACCAGGAGTACACGCTCCGGCTCGACCAGCTCCCGATCGTGCCGCCGTTCGAGGGCACGGTGAACCTGGACGGCGTGTTCGACGAACTGGCGCGGCTCAAGGTGCTGTCCGGCCTGTGCGGCGCGCACCTGAAGGAAGAGTCCGCGGAACTGACGCCGGAGCAGGTGGAGGAGCTGAAGAAGCACTACCTCTCGAAGAGCCTGTTCCTCAACTTCCCCACGACCACCCCCTACGCGAAGCTCGAAGACGCGCTCGCCGACGGCAGCGTGGACACGCGGACGAGCTACAAGATCGACATCGGGACGAAGTCGATCCTGAACCTCTCGAAGCTCCACTCCGCGAACAAGTTTCTGGACCGCATGTACGAGGTGCTCGGCGCCGACGGCAAGCCGCTCGACAAGCCCGCGTTCGAGGACGTGCTGGACGGGAACGTGACTTACAAGCACAAGGCGCTCTCGGCCCGGACGAAGGTGACGAAGGTCGATGACTTCATGAAGGGGCTGTTCGACGACTTCCTGGGTCTGCGTCCGAGCGGCTCGGTGGTGAAGATCCTCGAGGGCGTGGGTGCCGATAAGCTGGCGGCCATCGTGAAGGACCGCGCGAAGGGCAAGCAACCGGCCCGCAAGGCGTTCGTGGAAGCGCTGGCGGACGCGCGAAAGAAACTCGACGACCGCTCAGACGCGCTGTTCGCGGAAAAGCTGAGCGCGCTGGTCTTCTACGTCGGCGCGACCGGCCTGCTCCCCGACGAAGTCGAGGCCAAGGCCCAATCCGCGGACGCGCTGGCGGGGAAGTACCCGGAACTGGCGTTCTCGAAGGACGAAAAGGAGGGCACGTTCTTCGAGGTCGGCGACACGATCCTCAGCGTGTACGCGAAGACCGAGTACTTCTCGCGGGATAAGCAGGGGTGA
- the pheT gene encoding phenylalanine--tRNA ligase subunit beta, which produces MLVPLSWLKDYVPLPGGEPPAGSPLTSLPLPVDPAALVERLTIAGLESSGVKVFGLPVPATLRVKPEDAGIVWERDKLLVAKVLEITKHPNADSLKLVKLDLGTGEPKTVITGAENIAPGQSGMKIVLGLRGSRYFSQTKDGKKVVLTLEPKALRGIDNDAMCMSDYELGIADESEGIIILDDADPAPGTPLQDVLGEIVVELDILPNMARCLSMIGIAREVAALTGVKTTINEPKVEPVAETIDGKVSVAIADPKLCARYTATLIRNVTVGPAPRWMRSRLHYAGMRPISNAVDITNYVMLEHGQPLHAFDYDVLVTRAGGRAPTITVRPARPGETLVLLDQGAKKPEDRKATELSPENLVIADTVGPIALAGVMGGLETEVSAATKTILLESACFDFVSVRKTARQFNLFSEASTRFSRGVHPAQAGPAAVRAAQLFRDHAGGAVLAGMVDAYPAPLPPQLIDLEAADIRRLLGFDIPGAEVVRVLTALQFEVEPDGDDAWTVTTPPTRLDIQAGAADLIEELARVHGYDALKERLLPLELPDPKGNRSLELEDRVRDRLVDQGLQEVITYSLTSPEVEARLSGGGGSSVALLNPLSPERSVLRLTLLPGVLQVAKLNLEHTDSVSLYELGAVYVPKASERLPDEPRRLAVVLCGRRAGAAWDDPQGTAPAQYDFYDIKGVIESLAADLHLPGVSFSAVPSVPWLHPMRAAQLRVNGTAVGAFGELHPKAAAAFGLAERGVQVAELDLEAVLAAVPDRYGYKPFSTFPPAKRDVAVVVPADTPAETVLAEIRTAGGDLLTAATLFDVYRGTGLPDGTKSLAFALTYQAPDRTLGDKEIAKAHEKVEGRLRHVLKAQIRGKDIT; this is translated from the coding sequence ATGCTCGTTCCGCTGTCCTGGCTGAAGGATTACGTTCCTCTTCCGGGGGGGGAACCTCCCGCCGGTTCCCCCCTTACCTCCCTCCCGCTTCCGGTTGACCCGGCCGCGCTCGTCGAACGGCTCACCATCGCCGGGCTGGAATCCTCGGGCGTGAAGGTGTTTGGCCTGCCGGTGCCGGCCACGCTGCGCGTGAAGCCCGAAGACGCGGGGATCGTGTGGGAGCGCGACAAGCTGCTCGTCGCCAAGGTGCTCGAAATCACCAAGCACCCTAACGCCGACTCCCTGAAGCTCGTGAAACTCGACCTCGGCACCGGCGAGCCGAAAACGGTCATTACCGGGGCCGAAAACATCGCACCCGGCCAGAGCGGCATGAAGATCGTCCTGGGGCTCCGCGGCTCCCGGTACTTCTCCCAGACGAAGGACGGCAAGAAGGTCGTGCTGACCCTGGAGCCGAAGGCGCTCCGCGGCATCGACAACGACGCGATGTGCATGTCCGACTACGAACTCGGCATCGCGGACGAGAGCGAAGGCATCATCATCCTGGACGACGCCGACCCGGCGCCGGGCACGCCGCTGCAAGACGTCCTCGGCGAGATCGTGGTCGAACTCGACATCCTGCCGAACATGGCCCGCTGCCTCTCGATGATCGGCATCGCGCGCGAGGTCGCCGCGCTCACCGGCGTAAAAACCACAATCAATGAACCCAAGGTGGAACCGGTCGCCGAGACGATCGACGGCAAAGTGAGCGTCGCGATCGCCGACCCCAAGTTGTGCGCCCGCTACACCGCGACCCTCATTCGGAACGTGACCGTCGGCCCGGCGCCGCGGTGGATGCGGTCGCGACTGCACTACGCCGGGATGCGGCCCATCAGCAACGCCGTGGACATCACCAACTACGTGATGCTCGAACACGGCCAACCGCTGCACGCCTTCGACTACGACGTGCTGGTGACCCGCGCCGGCGGCCGCGCGCCGACGATCACCGTTCGTCCGGCCCGCCCCGGTGAAACGCTGGTGCTGCTCGACCAGGGCGCGAAGAAGCCCGAAGACCGAAAGGCCACGGAACTGTCGCCCGAAAATCTCGTTATCGCCGATACGGTCGGGCCGATCGCCCTCGCCGGCGTGATGGGAGGCCTCGAAACCGAAGTGAGCGCCGCCACCAAGACCATCCTCCTCGAAAGCGCGTGCTTCGACTTCGTGAGCGTGCGCAAGACGGCGCGGCAGTTCAACCTGTTCAGCGAGGCCAGCACGCGGTTCAGCCGCGGGGTTCACCCGGCACAGGCCGGTCCGGCCGCGGTCCGCGCCGCGCAACTGTTCCGCGACCACGCCGGCGGCGCGGTGCTGGCCGGGATGGTGGACGCCTACCCCGCGCCGCTCCCGCCGCAGTTGATCGACCTCGAAGCGGCCGACATCCGCCGGTTGCTCGGCTTCGACATCCCCGGCGCCGAAGTCGTCCGCGTACTGACGGCGCTCCAGTTCGAGGTGGAACCGGACGGCGACGACGCCTGGACGGTGACCACCCCGCCGACGCGGCTCGACATCCAGGCCGGCGCGGCCGACCTGATCGAAGAACTGGCCCGCGTCCACGGGTACGACGCGCTGAAGGAGCGCCTGCTCCCGCTGGAACTGCCGGACCCGAAGGGCAACCGCTCGCTCGAACTCGAGGACCGCGTCCGCGACCGGCTCGTGGACCAGGGGTTACAGGAGGTAATCACGTACTCGCTGACTTCGCCGGAGGTGGAGGCGCGGTTGAGCGGCGGGGGAGGTTCTTCGGTCGCCCTGCTCAACCCGCTGTCGCCCGAGCGCTCCGTCTTGCGGCTGACGCTGCTCCCCGGCGTGCTCCAGGTGGCGAAGCTGAACCTGGAACACACCGACAGCGTCTCGCTGTACGAACTCGGGGCCGTGTACGTCCCAAAGGCGAGCGAGCGACTGCCGGACGAGCCGCGGAGGCTCGCGGTGGTGCTGTGCGGCCGGCGCGCCGGGGCCGCGTGGGACGATCCGCAGGGCACCGCCCCGGCGCAGTACGACTTCTACGACATCAAGGGCGTGATCGAGTCGCTCGCCGCGGATTTGCACCTGCCGGGCGTGTCCTTCTCGGCGGTGCCGAGCGTGCCGTGGCTGCATCCCATGCGGGCCGCGCAACTCCGCGTGAACGGAACGGCCGTCGGCGCGTTCGGCGAACTGCACCCGAAGGCCGCGGCGGCGTTCGGGCTGGCCGAGCGCGGCGTTCAGGTCGCCGAACTCGACCTCGAGGCCGTCCTCGCGGCGGTGCCGGACCGCTACGGGTACAAGCCGTTCAGCACGTTCCCGCCCGCGAAGCGCGACGTGGCCGTGGTGGTGCCCGCGGACACGCCCGCCGAGACCGTCCTGGCGGAAATCCGGACCGCGGGCGGCGACCTCCTCACCGCCGCGACCCTGTTCGACGTGTACCGCGGCACCGGGCTGCCGGACGGAACGAAGAGCCTCGCGTTCGCGCTGACGTACCAGGCGCCGGACCGCACGCTCGGCGACAAGGAGATCGCGAAGGCGCACGAAAAGGTCGAGGGCCGCCTGCGGCACGTCCTGAAGGCGCAGATCCGCGGCAAGGACATCACGTGA
- a CDS encoding WD40 repeat domain-containing protein: protein MQLLTAGKSNVTALAFAPTGTGLVAVCVNHVPLWWDLPAAGSPVPLTDKAVYSCGSFAFSPDASVVSWIADRQRVERDRRAGAARVVAAGPDSLVSDQIVCGPDARLVVLTAESRDEFHLRALAPGAGGGWAVAWHVSLAGITGWGLAGSPRSERFFVWEVPLTREGPARRFVARSALSGEVLAETPAPLNYAGGFRAKSDGSALVAFKNSSLYYWQPGEELERVRTGTLTHYRDLAFHPDGHHLLTGNNDTTARLIDTRTWQVVRQYTWAVGQLGAVAISPDGQLAAAGGAKGRVVVWDLDI, encoded by the coding sequence ATGCAGCTCCTGACGGCCGGCAAATCCAACGTGACGGCACTGGCTTTCGCCCCGACCGGCACGGGGCTGGTCGCCGTATGCGTCAACCACGTGCCGCTCTGGTGGGACCTGCCCGCCGCCGGCAGCCCGGTGCCGCTCACGGACAAAGCCGTGTATTCGTGCGGCTCCTTTGCGTTTTCGCCGGACGCAAGCGTCGTCAGTTGGATCGCCGACCGGCAGCGGGTGGAGCGCGACCGCCGCGCCGGCGCCGCGCGGGTCGTCGCGGCCGGCCCCGACTCACTGGTGAGTGACCAGATCGTGTGCGGACCGGACGCGCGACTCGTCGTTCTCACCGCCGAGTCGCGCGACGAGTTCCACCTCCGCGCGTTGGCGCCGGGCGCCGGCGGCGGATGGGCCGTGGCGTGGCACGTGAGTCTCGCCGGGATCACCGGCTGGGGACTGGCCGGCTCCCCGCGCAGCGAGCGTTTCTTCGTCTGGGAGGTGCCCCTGACCCGTGAGGGCCCGGCGCGCCGGTTCGTCGCTCGCTCGGCGCTCAGCGGGGAGGTCCTCGCGGAGACGCCCGCACCGCTGAACTACGCCGGCGGGTTCCGCGCCAAATCGGACGGGTCGGCGCTGGTCGCGTTCAAGAACTCGTCGCTGTATTACTGGCAGCCGGGCGAGGAGCTGGAACGAGTTCGCACCGGCACGCTGACGCACTACCGCGACCTCGCGTTTCACCCGGACGGGCACCACCTGCTCACGGGCAACAACGACACCACCGCCCGGCTCATCGACACCCGGACGTGGCAGGTCGTCCGCCAGTACACCTGGGCCGTCGGCCAGTTGGGCGCGGTCGCGATCTCGCCCGACGGCCAGCTCGCCGCGGCCGGCGGGGCGAAGGGGCGCGTGGTCGTCTGGGATCTGGACATCTGA
- a CDS encoding WD40 repeat domain-containing protein, whose product MRVLPGPTKSNTALAWSPDGRFVAAGGSGVGVTLWDVEAGTPGQHVLDAGHGGEAMAFCPATGRLYVAFRSGGFWTVDPDTGAERRRRALDFRVGYDNPAVSADGRTVVLYRYSYYSSVPSEHAIIGYEVSDTGALTESWMWPDPLRRNTGSRFYFVWRPRTNQLFGLNGKVREYEFAWVTATTGARIGSLELPAGTHVTQWTLAPDGDRVAWLAEQALYVQRLDGSAPLVLPAGPGVYRRGLAWAPDGRTLACASGRTVQLLDADTLRDVRTFDWGTGKPRAVAFSPDGLRAAVSADGGKGWVTVFDLE is encoded by the coding sequence ATGAGAGTGCTGCCGGGGCCGACGAAATCGAACACGGCGCTGGCGTGGTCGCCGGACGGCCGGTTCGTCGCCGCGGGCGGATCGGGCGTCGGCGTGACCCTGTGGGACGTGGAGGCGGGGACGCCCGGTCAGCACGTGTTAGACGCCGGCCACGGCGGCGAAGCGATGGCGTTCTGCCCCGCCACCGGTCGGTTGTACGTGGCGTTTCGGAGCGGCGGGTTCTGGACGGTCGATCCGGACACGGGCGCGGAACGGCGCCGGCGGGCGCTCGACTTCCGCGTCGGCTACGACAATCCGGCCGTGTCGGCCGACGGGCGAACGGTCGTTCTGTATCGGTATTCCTATTACTCGTCGGTCCCGAGTGAGCACGCCATCATCGGGTACGAGGTGTCCGACACCGGGGCATTGACCGAATCGTGGATGTGGCCCGATCCCCTTCGCCGGAACACCGGGAGCCGGTTCTATTTCGTCTGGCGCCCGCGCACGAACCAGCTCTTTGGCTTGAACGGCAAGGTGAGGGAATACGAGTTCGCGTGGGTGACCGCGACAACGGGCGCGCGGATCGGCTCGCTGGAGCTGCCGGCCGGAACGCACGTCACGCAATGGACTCTCGCGCCCGACGGCGACCGGGTCGCGTGGCTGGCGGAGCAAGCTCTTTACGTTCAGCGCCTCGACGGGTCGGCGCCGCTGGTGCTTCCGGCCGGGCCGGGCGTGTACCGCCGCGGGCTGGCGTGGGCACCGGACGGGCGGACGCTCGCGTGTGCCAGCGGGCGCACGGTGCAACTCCTCGATGCGGACACGCTCCGTGATGTGCGGACGTTCGACTGGGGCACCGGCAAGCCGCGGGCGGTGGCGTTCAGCCCGGACGGCCTCCGCGCCGCCGTCAGCGCCGACGGCGGAAAGGGGTGGGTGACGGTGTTCGACCTGGAGTAA
- a CDS encoding WD40 repeat domain-containing protein, giving the protein MRGSGAQLRLDALNAEAVSFAPSGAFAGGVVVTPDGKALLATRAGRADAAQLERWNLPGFRPGHGFDFGAPFRRLAISPNGEYLAGIWQNGFELRYAGTGGIDHRFRPYKNRPFASIGFASFAHDSTTCAFGWEGEVHVLDLSTGTSKVVRVTAPETRGNPFRGYTEHERDALTEYRTPYLDGAFTGSGRHFATIERPDRWARWDTVTRAWRTIPDTDPTCLLRVRDVKTWEVVREYDWNCGPLTCLAFTADGTAGVCGTADGRLVQFDVDE; this is encoded by the coding sequence GTGCGCGGGAGCGGAGCGCAGTTGCGCCTGGACGCGCTGAACGCGGAAGCGGTTTCGTTCGCTCCGTCGGGGGCCTTCGCCGGTGGCGTCGTCGTCACGCCGGACGGCAAGGCGCTCCTCGCGACGCGGGCCGGGCGGGCGGACGCGGCTCAGCTCGAACGCTGGAACCTACCGGGGTTCCGTCCCGGCCACGGGTTCGACTTCGGGGCGCCGTTCCGGCGGCTCGCGATCAGCCCGAACGGCGAGTACCTCGCGGGCATCTGGCAGAACGGGTTCGAGCTCCGGTACGCGGGCACCGGCGGCATTGATCACCGGTTCCGCCCGTACAAGAACCGGCCGTTCGCCTCGATCGGCTTCGCCAGTTTCGCGCACGATAGCACGACGTGCGCGTTCGGGTGGGAGGGCGAGGTCCACGTCCTCGACCTCTCGACGGGTACGAGCAAGGTGGTGCGGGTGACCGCACCCGAGACGCGCGGCAACCCGTTCCGCGGCTACACCGAGCACGAAAGGGACGCACTGACCGAGTACCGCACGCCGTACCTCGACGGAGCGTTCACCGGTTCCGGCCGGCACTTCGCCACGATCGAGCGGCCCGACCGCTGGGCCCGCTGGGACACCGTCACGCGGGCGTGGCGCACGATTCCGGACACCGATCCGACGTGCCTGCTGAGGGTGCGGGACGTGAAAACGTGGGAGGTGGTGCGCGAGTACGACTGGAACTGCGGTCCGCTCACCTGTCTGGCGTTCACCGCCGACGGCACCGCCGGCGTGTGCGGGACCGCCGACGGCCGACTGGTTCAGTTCGACGTGGACGAATGA
- a CDS encoding CaiB/BaiF CoA transferase family protein, with translation MLPFPLDAHPPLYGVRVLDAARVLAGPFCGQLLADLGADVIKLERPGQGDDTRGWGPPYLNTREGAPDLSAYFLACNRGKRSLTLDIGTPDGTDIFHKLLAKCDVLIENFRTDSAEKLGLTPDALLARHPRLIACSISGFGRTGPMKDAPGYDFAIQALSGLMNITGPADGPPSKVGVAVADVLTGLYASNAILAALHARARTGHGYAIDLALADCALAAQVNVAQAYLTSGQVPARQGNAHLQIVPYQLFATADGWLVLNVGNDGQWRAFCTAAGASDLGADPRFATNRQRVQLRTEVVPKVEALMKQFTTREWENRLTDANVPHAVVRGYPDVFRDAQTLSRGMKLTVRDPAGNAVDLIGNPVHLHGAPVAEPTLPPRLGEQTAAVLSELLGLDPDAVKALKEKGVV, from the coding sequence ATGCTCCCGTTCCCGCTCGATGCCCACCCCCCGCTGTACGGCGTCCGCGTGCTGGACGCGGCCCGTGTCCTCGCCGGGCCGTTCTGCGGCCAGTTGCTCGCCGACCTCGGCGCCGACGTCATCAAGCTCGAACGCCCCGGCCAGGGCGACGACACCCGCGGCTGGGGGCCGCCGTACCTGAACACACGGGAGGGCGCCCCGGACCTGTCGGCGTACTTTCTGGCGTGCAACCGCGGGAAGCGATCGCTCACGCTCGACATCGGCACCCCCGACGGAACCGACATCTTCCACAAGTTGCTGGCGAAGTGCGATGTGCTGATCGAGAACTTCCGCACGGACAGTGCGGAAAAGCTCGGCCTCACGCCGGACGCGCTACTCGCGCGGCACCCGCGGCTGATCGCGTGTTCGATTTCGGGGTTCGGGCGCACCGGCCCGATGAAAGACGCCCCCGGTTACGACTTCGCGATCCAGGCGCTCAGCGGCCTCATGAACATCACCGGACCGGCCGACGGCCCGCCGTCCAAGGTCGGCGTGGCGGTCGCGGACGTCCTGACCGGTCTTTATGCGTCCAACGCGATCCTCGCGGCCCTGCACGCGCGGGCGCGCACCGGTCACGGCTACGCGATCGACCTCGCCCTTGCCGACTGCGCGCTCGCGGCCCAGGTGAACGTCGCCCAGGCGTACCTCACGAGCGGCCAGGTGCCGGCACGACAGGGCAACGCGCACTTACAGATCGTGCCGTACCAGCTCTTCGCCACGGCCGACGGCTGGCTCGTGTTGAACGTCGGCAACGACGGGCAGTGGCGGGCGTTCTGCACCGCCGCCGGTGCATCCGACCTCGGCGCCGATCCGCGGTTCGCCACCAACCGCCAGCGGGTGCAGCTCCGCACCGAAGTCGTGCCGAAAGTGGAAGCTCTGATGAAGCAGTTCACCACGCGAGAGTGGGAGAACCGGCTGACCGACGCGAACGTTCCGCACGCGGTCGTGCGCGGCTACCCGGACGTATTTCGCGACGCGCAAACGCTCAGCCGCGGCATGAAGCTGACCGTTCGCGACCCGGCCGGCAACGCGGTCGATCTGATCGGCAACCCGGTCCACCTGCACGGCGCCCCGGTCGCCGAGCCGACCCTCCCTCCGCGCCTCGGCGAACAGACGGCGGCCGTGCTAAGCGAACTGCTCGGGCTCGATCCCGACGCCGTAAAGGCGCTGAAGGAGAAGGGCGTGGTGTGA